The Verrucomicrobiota bacterium DNA segment GTCACGTCAGACATTCCCGGCGCGCAGCAGATGACGATTGATTTCGCCAACAACAACCTCAACGGCAAATCCAAGTGGCAGGCGGACAGGGTCCGCGATTACGACACCAGCCGCACCCGTGTCTGCGTGACCGTCGGCATGATGACCACCGGCTACGATTGCGAAGACATCCTGAACGTGGCGCTAACGCGCCCGATTTTCTCGCCTACTGATTTCATCCAGATCAAAGGGCGTGGCACGCGGCTCTACACCTTCAAGCACGGCGAAGGCGCAAACCAGCGCACGGCCGAGAAGGACGGCTTCGCGCTCTTCGACTTCTTCGCCAACTGCGAATACTTCGAGGAGGATTTTGACTACGACAAGCAGTTGTCGCTGCCCAAAGGTCCGCCCGAAGAAGGCGGTGGCGGTGGTGGCGAAGGCCCAATCCGCATTGACGATTTCACGAACACGTCGGTTGACCCAATGGCGGAGGTTATCCGTGAAGAGATTGGGCTTTTCGGGATGCGGATTGACCGCGAGATGTATCGCGAGCGTTTCGCGCAACAGGCCAGCGAGGCCGTCGCCAGCGACGCCGTTCTGCGCCAGGCATACGACGATGAGGACTGGCCCGCCGTCGAGGAGCGCGTCCGTCGTCTGCTGTTCGAGAAGCCGCAAGAGTTCTGGAATCTCCCCAAGCTCCAGGAGATTTACAAATCCGACCGTTTGCCGAGTCTGCGGGAAATTCTCGCTCGCGTGTTCGGATTGATTCCTGAGATTCCGACGCGCAGCCAGCTTGCGGATGAGGCTTTCGAGCGTTTCATCGCGACGACCGAGACAAACGCCACGCACAGCCGTGAATTGCGCACGGTGTTTGTTTCATTCCTGCTTGAGCCACAATGCCGACTATTGTTGGAACAAGGGCAGTTCGCCGCGCTGCGCGCCCGCGACCCAAACCTCTTCGGATCACTGCAACAGCTTGCGCCACCCGAGCGGGATGCGTTGGTTGGTTATCTGCAATCCCAAGTGCCGCTGAAGGAGTTTGAACAGGTTGCATAGGTTGGACGGAGACGGAGCGAGTCCGCGTGATTGATTGGGAGCAGCTGGCGAACATTGATTTCCCGCTGGTCAGCCAGCGAGGCGATGGTCGGACGGGAAGTTTCACGTGCGCGATTACCCGGCGCTCACGGAGTCGCGCACGCCCGGATACCCGTCGCAGACAGGTCGCACCGCGGACGGCGCCTTCGTGAAGATTCTGGCCTGGGCCGGACGCGGAGTCCGTCCTAGGCCAGAATCCTTCCGACCAGAATCAGACCAGAGCGTTGAGCCGGCCATTTGTGTTGAAGCCCTGACCCCGGATGGCTACGCTCCCTTCATTTCGTGAAAAAGCAAATTCCTATCAGTAGCCCAAAACTTATGCACACGCAATTTTCCATTCGTAGCACTCGCACAAGCTTATTGGCAGGCGCTGTTCTCGCGGCGTTCGCAGCCTCCGACTCGTTGGCTGATTATCCTTCAACCGTTTTAAGCGACAGTCCGCTGGGTTATTATCGCTTCAACGACGACACCAGCCGCGTGTCCGTCAACAAGAACAGCGGCAGTTTGGGCGCGTCGGGAAATGCCACGAATGATCTGCCGGTCGTGCGTCCGTTTCCGGGCGCGATCGCCGGCAACGGAAATCGTTCTTCGTTTTTCGATTTCGCCTCGCGCACCATTATTCCGTGGAACGCAGCCTTGAACCCGGCGAACACACAACCGTTCACGGTCGAGGCGTGGCTCTATCCGGCCAGCGACCAGATCAACGGCGGGCAGTGCCCCATCAACAATCGTTACGCCTACTCCACTTCAACGCCCGGCCGTCAAGGATGGGTTTTCTTTCAACGCGCGCCGGACCTTTCGTATTCGGGCAAACCCGGCTACGAAGGCGTGGGTTGGAATTTCAGAATGTATCGCGGCAGTGGCGGCAGCAGCGGCGTGGATGTCACCAGCCAGGTGCCTTACCAGGTTGGCAAATGGACCCATGTCGTCGTGGTTTACGACCCTGCGGGCCTCACGAACGCGTCGGCAATCATGTACATCGACGGCGTGGCGGCGAATACGAACACCTGGACCGGCGGCTCTAGTGGAACGGACCCCGGTTACGCAGCCAACACAAACGATCATGATCCCGCCGAAGCCGTCAGAGGAGCGGCCGGACTTTCTTTCGGACAATACAACAACACCGCGACGCCGAACTCGAATCCTTATTTTGGAGCCGTGGACGAGTTTGCGTTCTACGCCAAGAAGCTGACTTCCGCTCAAATCCTGGCGCATTACCAGAATGGCACCAACGCGAGCCGCGGCACGCCTTACGAAACGTTGATTCAATCGGACAGCCCGGTGGAATACTTGCGGCTGGATGAGATCGCTCCGGGGCCGGATGTCGCCATCAACATGGGTGACTTGCGGTCAGCGGGAAACGCCACTCACACTGCTGAAGTCAGGCACCCCGCCGCCAGCGCATTGGCTGGCCGGACGGACGATGGCGCAGCCGCTTATCACAAGCGAAATGGAAATTCCACGACGACGATGCCGTGGGCGGCGGCGAACAATCCCAACGCCGGCGTTCCTTTCACTTTCGAAGGATGGTTCCGGCCCATGAAGGACGAACAAGGCGGCCAGTGTCCGGTGAACAACCGCTGGGTTGGCGGCACAGGCCGCACCGGGTGGGTTATTTTCCAACGCAATCCCAACCTGACCTATCCGGCGAGCGAAGGCCACGGCTGGAATTTCCGGATGTACAGTGGCGCGGGCAGCGGCGGCCAGGACATTCTGACTGCCACGGACTATTCAATCGGACAATGGCAGCATTTGGTGTTCACCTGGCAGCCGGAAACGGACAACGGCGATCCGAGTGGCAACGGCAACAACCAGTGGGTCGGCGTCTTGACCGCCTATGTGAACGGTGTCGCCGTGGCCACGAACATCGCCGCCCGTTACGCGGCGAATGTCAATCCGCCCGAAGATGGCGGCGCTCCGGCGGATTTCGCGGTGGGTTCCTATAACGCCAAGTCGGGCCTAGGCAACAACCCCTATGAAGGAGACGTTGACGAAGTGGCCATTTATACGAACTACGTTTTGACGGCCGAGCAAATCCTCGCGCACTACCGCGCTGGCGCCAATTCACGCCCGGCGACCAATAATTATGAAACGCTGGTGCTCACGGCGACTTCTGATGGGACCGGCTTGCAAAGACAAGGGCCGCCAACTTACCTGCGTTTCAATGATCCCGCCCTTTATACGGCAGCCAACGCGGGCACTCTTGGCAGCGTTGCCGATGGAAACCTGGTTCTTGCCACAAATGGAGCTGCCGGACCACGACCGCCGGCGCTGGCAGGTTTCGAGTCAGCGAACACGGCAGTGTCTTTGGACAGCTCGAAGAACTGGGCCAGCCTGAACAACCCGTCGGGGCTGAACGTCTCCGGCCAGATTACATTGGAGGCGTGGATCAAACCCGGCGCGACCCAAGGCGATCCCGCCCGGATTCTCTCGCACGGGCCGCCAACGTTGAGCAACTTCCTCTCTTCTTCACCAGAGACCAATGCCGCGCCGACCAGTGCCGTGGAAGTGTCCTTGCGCATCGACGGCGGCGGAACGAGCTATTCCATTGGCTCATCCGACGGGACGAATTCACACGGCGTCAGTTTCGCCGTTCCTGCGGGCGACTTGGGAGGCACGAATTGGATTCACCTCGTGGGCACGTATGATGGCTCCAACTGGAGGCTTTACCGCAACGGCGCGCAAGTCGCTGCCAAGGCCGATTCCGTGGGCGCGCTGGTGGTGAACAATGCGGACTGGGCCATCGGCTCGACGGGAAATGGTTGGGAAGGAAGTTTCGCCGGCGCAATCGATGAAGTGGCGATCTACAACAAGGCGCTGAGTGCCAGCCGCGTTCAAGCTCACTACGCTGCGGGCCAAAGTGGTGCGGGGAACCCAATTACAATTGCCATTGTCCGCTCCGGCGCAAGCAACGTGACCCTCAGGTGGACGGCGGGAGTTTTGCAGGAGTCGGCCAATGTCAATGGCCCGTTTGCCACGGTGAGCGGGGCCAATTCTCCCTACACAATCCCGGCCAGCGCAGCGACCCGGTTTTACCGCGCTCAACAATGATGACCGCGTCAAGGCGCGGAGCGTTTTCCAAACGAATTAAGCGGAAGGCGAAATTTATCCACGAACCACTCGAACGCAGCCGGATGGCCGCGCTCCACTTTGGTTGCAGCTTTGCCGCGTGAATCATGGGAAGTTCACTGATAGGCATTTGCTTTTCGACGTGGCTGGAGTGTGCCTGGCTGGGGGTGGCCATTCAACAAGTTCCTCGTCACGCTCGCCGGCGACGCCGCGCGCAAGGAACAGGCGACCGTGTGGGAAGCGCGCGACCTCGCCAATCTCCCCGTGAAGCTGCGCGTGAAGACCGGCGACGGCAGCACTTACGGGCTGCAGTTCAAGGCCGTGCGCATGCAGCGTTCCGACCCGCGGCTGTTCGATCCGCCTGCAGGCTTTACAAAGCAGGAATCCTTCGAGGCTGCGCTCCAGGCCGCCGCCCTCCGCCTGCTCGCGCCGCCGAAGTAGCCGGCGCGCTGGAACGTCCACGGCTGCGTCGCCTCATCGAGCTGTTGCTGCCAGCGGAATCTCCTCCATCCGCAAGAATGACTGCTTGCTGCTGTCCTTCTCAGTCCAGAATACAAGATAGCGCTGGTGACCCGCAATGAGCCGCGGGTAAGTGGAATTCCGGCCGGGCCTCGAGAGGCGGCGGGGTTCGCTCCACGTCGTGCCCCCGTCCCCTGTGAACCTCACATGGACCGAGGGACCGTCGGGCGAGACTTGGTCCCACACGGCCGCGGCGTGATTCTCGGAGAGCGCCGCGGCGTCGGTGTGACGACCGGCCGCGCCCCCGCTGGTCAGTTCGACGCGCTGGGGCCAGGTTTTGCCGCCGTCGCGACTCGCCAGCGCGAACGCCGCGCCAGCGGCCGTATGGCCGGTCCAGACGCTGGACACCAGGAATTCCGACGCGGACTTCGCCGCGCCTGGAAATCCGAGGCCGCCGCCAACGTGCGGGCAGCCGACAAACTTCCACTTGAACTGGCCGACACTTCCGCGCAACGACCAAGTGCGCCCGCCGTCGC contains these protein-coding regions:
- a CDS encoding LamG domain-containing protein, producing MHTQFSIRSTRTSLLAGAVLAAFAASDSLADYPSTVLSDSPLGYYRFNDDTSRVSVNKNSGSLGASGNATNDLPVVRPFPGAIAGNGNRSSFFDFASRTIIPWNAALNPANTQPFTVEAWLYPASDQINGGQCPINNRYAYSTSTPGRQGWVFFQRAPDLSYSGKPGYEGVGWNFRMYRGSGGSSGVDVTSQVPYQVGKWTHVVVVYDPAGLTNASAIMYIDGVAANTNTWTGGSSGTDPGYAANTNDHDPAEAVRGAAGLSFGQYNNTATPNSNPYFGAVDEFAFYAKKLTSAQILAHYQNGTNASRGTPYETLIQSDSPVEYLRLDEIAPGPDVAINMGDLRSAGNATHTAEVRHPAASALAGRTDDGAAAYHKRNGNSTTTMPWAAANNPNAGVPFTFEGWFRPMKDEQGGQCPVNNRWVGGTGRTGWVIFQRNPNLTYPASEGHGWNFRMYSGAGSGGQDILTATDYSIGQWQHLVFTWQPETDNGDPSGNGNNQWVGVLTAYVNGVAVATNIAARYAANVNPPEDGGAPADFAVGSYNAKSGLGNNPYEGDVDEVAIYTNYVLTAEQILAHYRAGANSRPATNNYETLVLTATSDGTGLQRQGPPTYLRFNDPALYTAANAGTLGSVADGNLVLATNGAAGPRPPALAGFESANTAVSLDSSKNWASLNNPSGLNVSGQITLEAWIKPGATQGDPARILSHGPPTLSNFLSSSPETNAAPTSAVEVSLRIDGGGTSYSIGSSDGTNSHGVSFAVPAGDLGGTNWIHLVGTYDGSNWRLYRNGAQVAAKADSVGALVVNNADWAIGSTGNGWEGSFAGAIDEVAIYNKALSASRVQAHYAAGQSGAGNPITIAIVRSGASNVTLRWTAGVLQESANVNGPFATVSGANSPYTIPASAATRFYRAQQ